A single window of Anaerocolumna chitinilytica DNA harbors:
- a CDS encoding YceD family protein yields MIINLSEIMSVKGNVVSVQAPIEAENFCMEGESYPFVKKEPVDLKITHLGDRKVKLEGRSEVSLLIPCSRCLKDVTIPLNLEFSKELDFMKDSEERIKELDETNYISGYNLDVDLLVYDEILIDFPMKVLCDENCKGFCKVCGSDLNKGECSCEKQVLDPRMSVIRDIFNNFKEV; encoded by the coding sequence ATGATTATTAATTTGTCAGAGATTATGTCAGTCAAAGGCAATGTCGTGTCTGTACAAGCTCCCATCGAAGCAGAGAATTTTTGTATGGAAGGCGAATCCTATCCTTTTGTAAAAAAGGAACCGGTAGACTTAAAGATAACCCATTTAGGTGACCGTAAGGTTAAACTGGAAGGCAGAAGTGAAGTCTCTCTGTTAATTCCGTGCAGCAGATGCCTTAAAGACGTAACCATCCCTTTAAATCTTGAATTTTCCAAGGAATTGGATTTTATGAAGGATTCAGAGGAACGTATTAAGGAATTGGATGAAACAAATTATATTAGTGGATATAATCTTGATGTTGATTTACTGGTCTATGACGAAATATTAATAGACTTTCCCATGAAGGTTCTGTGCGACGAGAATTGTAAAGGATTTTGCAAGGTATGCGGGTCTGATTTAAATAAAGGTGAGTGTTCTTGTGAAAAACAGGTCCTCGATCCCAGAATGTCAGTAATCCGAGATATATTCAATAATTTTAAGGAGGTGTAA
- a CDS encoding acetate/propionate family kinase, with translation MKILVVNCGSSSLKYQLIDSETEKALAVGICERIGIDGRLVHTPAGGEKIRMEADMPDHKAAIKYVLDALTSSEYGVIGHLDEIGAVGHRVVHGGEKFASSIVITDDVIAGIEECSDLAPLHNPANLIGIRACQHLMPGVPMVAVFDTAFHQTMPQKAYLYGLPYAYYENYKIRRYGFHGTSHSFVAKRAVQLLGLDPNNSKVIVCHLGNGSSVSAVLNGKSIDTSMGLTPLEGLIMGTRSGSIDPAIIEYLMKKEGMTIDEVMDVLNKKSGVLGLSGLSSDFRDLEDATAEGNEKAIMAVDVFNYHVAKTIGSYVAAMNGVDAIVFTAGLGENDKAVRKGTMSYLGYLGVEINEANNNTRGKEIELSTPESKVKVYIIPTNEELAIARETVSLLA, from the coding sequence ATGAAAATATTAGTGGTTAATTGTGGTAGCTCATCATTAAAATATCAGTTAATAGATTCAGAAACAGAAAAGGCTTTAGCAGTAGGTATATGTGAGAGAATTGGAATTGACGGAAGATTAGTTCATACACCTGCCGGTGGTGAAAAAATCCGTATGGAAGCAGATATGCCGGATCATAAAGCTGCTATTAAATATGTATTGGATGCTTTAACAAGCAGTGAGTATGGTGTAATTGGACATCTTGATGAAATCGGTGCAGTTGGCCACCGTGTTGTTCATGGCGGTGAGAAATTTGCTTCTTCCATCGTAATTACAGATGATGTTATTGCAGGAATTGAAGAATGCAGCGATCTTGCACCTCTTCACAACCCTGCTAACTTAATTGGTATTCGTGCATGTCAGCATTTAATGCCCGGTGTACCTATGGTTGCCGTGTTTGACACAGCTTTCCATCAGACAATGCCTCAGAAAGCATATTTGTATGGTCTTCCTTACGCATATTATGAAAACTACAAAATCAGAAGATACGGTTTCCACGGAACCAGCCACAGCTTTGTAGCAAAGAGAGCAGTTCAGTTATTAGGACTTGACCCCAATAACTCCAAAGTAATCGTATGCCATCTCGGAAACGGCTCCAGTGTATCTGCAGTATTAAATGGCAAATCTATTGATACCAGCATGGGTCTTACTCCTTTGGAAGGACTTATCATGGGTACCAGAAGCGGAAGCATCGATCCTGCCATTATTGAGTATCTTATGAAAAAAGAAGGCATGACCATTGATGAGGTTATGGATGTTTTAAATAAGAAATCCGGTGTTCTTGGTCTTTCCGGACTGTCCAGTGACTTTAGAGATTTGGAAGATGCTACGGCTGAAGGCAATGAAAAAGCAATAATGGCTGTTGATGTATTCAATTATCATGTTGCAAAAACCATCGGTTCCTATGTAGCAGCTATGAATGGTGTTGATGCCATTGTATTTACAGCAGGTCTTGGTGAGAATGATAAGGCTGTAAGAAAAGGAACTATGAGCTACTTAGGTTATCTGGGTGTTGAAATAAACGAAGCAAACAACAATACCAGAGGTAAGGAAATAGAGCTGTCCACACCTGAATCCAAGGTTAAAGTATATATCATTCCTACTAATGAAGAGCTTGCTATAGCAAGAGAGACTGTTAGTCTCTTAGCATAA